The Gemmatimonas phototrophica region GCTCGACCGGTTCATGCTGGAAGTCATGTTGGACTACCTGCCGGAAGAGGATGAAGTGGCGGTCGTGAAGGCCACGACGGCGCTGCCGCCGGATGCGGTGCAGTCGGTGGTTTCGAAAGAGGAGATCCTCGCCTATCAGCGCGTGGTGCGTCGCCTGCCTATTGCGGATGCCGTCACGCGCTATGCGGTGAAGCTGGTGCGTTGCACCCGCCCTACCGATGTGGGTGCCCCCGACTATGTGAAGCAGTACGTGAGCTACGGTGCGTCAGTCCGTGCCGCGCAGGCGCTGGTGCTTGGTGCGAAGGCCCGCGCGCTGTTGCAGGGGCGGGCGAGCGCCAGCTTTGACGATGTGAAGGCGTTGGCGCGGCCGGTGTTGCGTCATCGCGTTCTGGTGAACTTCCAGGCCCAATCGGAGAAGGTCACCACCGACAGCATGGTGGCGCGTTTGCTCGAGTCGGTTTCGGTTCCCAAGTCCTCGCTCTGACCGGTATTGCCTGTGTCCGTAGCCCCGGCGGCCTTTCTCGACCCTGCCCTGCTCGCGAAGATCTCGGATCTCGCGCTGCTCGCGCGTACGGTCGTGGATGGATTCATGCACGGCCAGCACCGTTCCATGCGCAAAGGATCGTCACTCGACTTTGCGGAGCATCGCTCGTACCAGCCGGGCGATGACCTGCGGCGCATTGACTGGCGCGTGTACGGTCGCACCGACCGGTTCTACATCAAGGAGTATGACGCAGACACCAACGCGAGTGTGCTGTTTGCGGTCGATACCTCGGGGAGCATGAACTACGGCAGCGGGGCGGTGACCAAATTCGCCTACGCCCGCATGTTGACAGCCAGTCTGGCCTGGCTATCCAAGTCGCAGGGTGACCGGGTGGGGCTGGCCACGTTCACGCAGGAACTGGTGGATGTCATTCCGCCATCGGTTCGCCATCTGCAGCGTATGCTGCACACGCTGGCCGCGACCAAGGCGGGTGGCCCGAGTCAGCTCATTGCGTCATTGGAGAAGGTGGGGCTGCTCTCGCAGCGGGCCGGCATTCTCGTGCTCATTACCGACTGCTACGAACAGCCGGATGCGGTTGGGCGGGCAGTGGACGCGCTGCGCATGCACGGGCACGATGTGATCGTGTTTCATGTGGTAGACCCGGCGGAGCGGGACTTGCCCGGTGATGACGACACGACATTTGAGGATGCCGAAAGCGGTGCGCTGCTGCCGCTCAAGCCCAGTGCCCTGCGCGACAAGTACAAAACGCTGGTGTCCGCACATCACACCGCGCTGCAGGCGCGTCTGACGGCCGCAGGAGCGGACTACGTGCGACTCGATACCAGCGAACCCCTGGACCGGGCGCTCCACAGCTATCTCGACGCGCGCCTGACGCGCAGCCGGGTGCGCTGATCATGGGCTTCCTCGTTCCCGCGTTCCTTGCCGGACTGGCGGCACTGGCCATCCCGTTGCTGCTGCATTTGCGGCATCGTGACCGCGACAAGCCGCAGCCGTTTCCGTCGCTGATGTTCCTTGAGCAGCTCACCATCCGTACCGAGCAGCGCCAACGGGTAAGTGATTGGCCCCTGTTGCTGTTGCGGTTGCTGGCGCTCGCGCTACTGGTCCTCGCGTTCTCGCGACCGCTGTTCCGGTCGCGCGGGGTCGCCGCTGGTGATAGCCGCAGCAAAGCGGTGGTGTTGCTGATCGACCGGTCGCTAAGCATGGGCTACGAGGGGACGTGGGCACGGGCCCTTGATTCCGCGCGGGCAATCATTGGCCGCTCCGGCAACGGGGATCGCGTGGCCGTGGTCGCATACGATGACGTTGCCGAAACCCGGCAGCGACTGACCACCGACAAGGCGGCGGCCAGTGGTGCCTTGGCGGGGCTCTCCCCGCAGCCCCGCGGAACGCGACTGGCACCGGCGCTGCGGGTGGCGCGTCAGCTGCTGCTCGATGCGCCCTTTGCGGCGGCGGAGATTGTCGTCATCTCCGACTTGCAGCGCGCCGGCGCGGTAGGGGTGGCAGGGGTGGAGCTGCCCGCAGGCGTTGCGGTGCGCGGGCTCGCGGTGGGGCCGGAGCAATGGGAGAACAGCACGGTGCACGCGGTGGATGTACGCCGGGTGCTCAGCGGCGAGCGCACATTGCTGGCCGTAAAGGCGCGGATCCAGCGCCATGGGGGTACCGCACCGCAACAGCGCAGCGTGCGTCTGGTGCTGAATGGGCGTGAAGCCGCCTCGCAGGCCGTAACGCTTTCGAACAGTGGCGAGTCTGTAGTCACGTTTGATCCGGTACCCGCCCCCGAAGGGGCGGTGGCGGTACAGCTCGCCCTGTCCCCCGATGCGCTGGCCGCCGATGATACGCTCGTGGCGGTCGTACCTCGCGACAACGACGTGCCGGTCACGCTGATTGGCGGCGGTGGAACGCCGACCCTCTTTCTGGAGCGGGCACTCAGCATTGGGCGGGCGCCATCCATTCGCGTGGAGCGGGAGTCCGGTCGAGTACGTCCTTCAGCGCGGACAGGCGTACTGCTGTACTGGGATGTTGTACCCAACGAGAATATTGCGTCGTGGCTGGAAGCCGGTGGCGGGGCGGTGGTGGTCGTGGGCCCGCAACTTGGTGCGCGTCGTGGCTCCCTGTCTCCGTTGCTGCCGGTCACGGTGGCTGGCGCGGCCGATCGGTTGAGCGATCGTGGTGGCACGTTGCGTGACGTGCGTACCGAGCACCCACTCTTTGCCCCATTCCGTGAAGTGCCCGATGCTCTGGGTGCTGTACGATTGTTCCGGTACACCCGCCTTGATGCGACGACCGAGGGGGATGTACTGGCGCGCTTTGACGATGGACTGCCGGCGGTGGTTGAACGCCGCATAGGTGACGGGCGTGTGCTGGTGCTGGCCCTGCCGCTTGATAACAGCGGTGGTGATTTCCCGTTGCAGCCGGCGTTTCTCCCCTTTGTGCGGCAACTGGTGATGCACGCCTCGGGGCGCGATGCCATGCCGCTCTGGCGCACGACCGGCGAGCGGTGGGCTGTTCCGGGCACACTCACCACGCCAGTGGTCGAGGCGCCGGATGGTTCACTGATCCGGCCGATGGTCGATTCTCTTGGCGCGGCCGTGCTTCTCACCGACGCCGGCGTGTATCGCGGCTACAGCGAGCGGGTGGGTGGTGAAGCCGGCGCGCTGCTGGCGGTCAATGTCCCGACGTCCGAGTCGGTGCTCACGCCCATGGATACCACCGAGCTGTTGCTGGGCGTGCGGACAGGAATGGACAGTGCCCGCGCCACCGGCGATGCGCCGCTAAGTGATGAAGACCTTGAGCGGCGGCAGTCGCCGTGGCGTCTGTTGTTGGTGGTGGCGCTGGTGCTGCTCGCCGCGGAAACGCTGGTGGCAACCCGTGGCCGCCGTGGTACCGCCCGCCGTGTTGTTTCGCCGTCTCGCACAACCACGCCATGAAGCCGGAGCACAGCTCATGAGTCCCGATCGGCAGTTGCTCACCATTCTCAGCGCGCTGCGTCGTCAGTGGCGCCTGCGCGTGGGTGTTGAATCGTTGGTGTGGCTGGCCACTGCGGTGGTACTGGCCGTGCTGTCCGCCTTGTTGGTGACGCGCCTGTTCGCCGGGAGTGAGACCGGACCGGTGGTCGCACGGGCGGTTGGCTATGGGCTCATTGCCGGGGCGCTGGTGCGTGGATTGCTCATGCCGCTCCTGCGGCGGGCGTCCGACGAACGGTTTGCGTTGTACGTGGAGGAGCGCGAGCCCGCCCTCAAGCAGGCCCTGCTCACCGCGGTACAAGAGGCGCATGTTCCGGAGCGTGATCGTCCGTCGCCCACGCTGTCGGCGCGGTTGATGTCGCGGGCCGTGACGGCCATCCGGCCGCTCGAGTCGCAGATGTCCCTCGAGCGCCCGCAGATGATTCGCGCGGGCCAGCTCTTCGGTGCAGTGTCGCTGGGAGCCGCGGCACTGCTGATCTTTGGACCACAGGCGGTGCGAGACGGCGCCCGCGTGCTCTTCATGCCCTTCGGCACGGCGCAGGCCGCGGTGCCGGTGCGCATGTTGTCGGTGACCCCGGGCAACATGAGTGTCCCGCGCGGTGGTGCCATTGAAGTGGAAGCCGCACTGGTCGGCTTTGCGGCCTCGAATGCGGAGCTGGTGTTCCGTAGCGATAGCGCAGGCGCATGGCAGCGACTGCCCATGGCCCCCGACGCCGACTCGTCGCGCTTCAGTTCGCGTTTGTTCGATATTGTGCAGCCCACCGAGTACTACGTAGAGTCGGCCGATGTGAAGTCGGCGGTGTACACGCTCACGGTGAACGACCTGCCAGCAGTGTCGCGGGTGTCGCTGGATTTGCGGTATCCGGCTTATAGTGGCATGCCGGCCGAACACATTGAGGATACAGGAGACCTGGCCGCAGTCGTCGGCACCACCGTGACAGTGCGCGCCAAGGTGACGCGCGCCGTGGCTGGTGGCTCGTTGCGCTTTGATGATGGCCGCGCCGTGGCTATGACACGGGAGAGCGACAGCACCGTGGTGGGGAGCTTCACGGTACAGAAGAGCGGGTTCTATCACGTGGATCTGTCCACCGCTGATGGCACCATGGTGGCGGGTGGCGTGGAGTATGTGGTAGACGCCATCCCCGATCGCGCGCCCATTGTGCGCATTGAAGAGCCGGGGCGCGACACCAAAGTGACCAATACCGATGAAGTCACGATTGCCGTGCAGGCGTCGGACGATCTGGGAGTCACGTCGCTGGAGCTCCGCTATCGCGTGAATGGCGGCGCAGAACAGAAAGTGACCATGGGCAGTGGCTCGCGTCGTCCGCGTGATGCCCGCGGCGCGCACACGCTGTTCCTGGAGGAGATGTCGCTGCAGCCCGGTGATCTCGTGGCATACCACGCCGTAGCGAAGGACGGGGCCGGTCTGGTGGGGAGTAGTGATGTGTACTTCCTCGAAGTCCGCCCCTTTGGCAAAGACTATCGTCAGTCGGATCAGCGGGCGCAGCAGCAACAGCAGGGCGGCGGTGGGCAACCACAGGGTGATTCTCCTGATGGCTTTGTGGCGCGTCAGCGCGAAGTCGTCGCTGGCACCTTCAACTGGTTGCGCGACAGCGCCAGCACCAGCGACAAGCAGCGCCGGGAGAACATGACCACGCTGGCCATCGCCGAGGGGCGGTTGCGGGAAGAGGTGGACCAGCTGGTACAGCGCCTCGCCGAACGCGGCGTGGCGGCGCAAGACTCAACCTTTGCCAAGATTCGCACGGAGCTGAAGCAGGCCACCGTCGAGCTCAAAGGCGCCGAGGAGCAGCTGGGACGCGTGCGCGGCAATGATGCTCTGGGTCCTGAGCAGCGGGCGCTGCAGCGACTGCAGCGCGCCGAGGCGCTCTATCGCGATGTGCAGGTACAGATGGGTGGGGGCGGGGGCGGCGGGGGCGGTGGTGGCGGCGGACAGCAGCGCGCCGAAGACCTGGCCGATCTGTTTGAACTGGAGAACGACAAGCAGCGCAACCAGTACGAAACCGTTCAGCAGCAGCGCGCACAGGATGGCGCGCAGCCGCAGGTGGACGAATCGCTCGAGCGGTTGCGTCAGCTGGCGAGTCGTCAGCAGCAGGAGAACGAACGTATGCAGCGCATGGCCGAGGCCATGCGGCAGCGCCTGGCTCAGGAAGGGGGCGCAGCGGGTGCGACGGCCGGTGGTAGTGCCGCTGCCGGCGGGAAATCGTCGGGCAGCCCCAGCGGCAATAGCGGTGCCAGTGGGGCGCAGCGTGAACTGGCCAAACAGGCGGAAGAGGAAGCCCGTCGTCTGGAGCGACTGGCCCGCGAGGAAGACAATCAGGAACTGCAGCGGGCCGCGCAGCAGTTGCAGCAGGCGGCAGACAACATGCGCCGTGCCGCCACGGGATCGGCCGCGCAAGGCAATGCGGCACTCGAAGAACTGAATCGGGCAACCCGCAATCTCGAGGGCGCGCGCGCTTCGGGCACCACCCGTGGCATTCAGCAGCTGGCGGACAAGGCGCAGGAGTTGGAAGCGCGGCAGCAGCAGATTGCCGAGAGTGTAAAGGGGCTGCAGGGTGCGTCGCCCGGTGAACGGGCGCAGCGGCAGCAGCAGGTGGCACAGCAAAAGGATCGCTTGAGCGAAGAGGTGCGTCGCCTGGAGAGTGACGCGGATCGCCTGTCACGCGCGGCGCGCCGTGAGCAACCCAAGGCCGCTGGACAGATCGCCGGCGCTGCCGATGCCATTCGGGATACGCGTCTGGCGGACAAGATCGACTTCTCCAAGCAAGTCGCGCGCAGCGGCAGCGCGGAGTATGCGGAGTCGTTCGAGAATCAGATTGGCGAAAACCTGCGCGATGTGTCGGAGCGCTTACGGAACGCCTCCGGGTCACTACAGGGCGAATCGGCTGCTCGTGGGCAGGAGCGCACGTTGGAGCGTACGCGCGACCTGGTCGCCGGCATGGAGTCGCTGCGGGACCGCATGGCCGAGCGTGGCCAGCAAGGGGGGCAGCAGGGACAGCAAGGCCAGCAGGGGCAGCAGGGCCAGCAGGGCCAGCAGGGCCAGCAGGGCCAGCAGGGGCAGCAGGGCCAGCAGGGCCAGCAGGGCCAGCAGGGCCAGCAGGGCCAGCAGGGCCAGCAGGGACAGCAAGGACAGCAAGGACAGCAAGGACAGCAAGGACAACAGGGCGGCCGTGCCGGTGGTGCTGCACAGGGCGCGGCGCGCGGCGGCGGGCGCCCCACGAACGAGATGGGCCAGATGGGTGGTTCTGCACCCATGGGAGCGCCTCGTGGCGAGGCGGAGCAGTTTGCGCGCGAAATGCGGCTGCGCCGTCAAACGGCAGAAGACCTGCGCCGTGAAGCAGCCGCACAGGGCGTGGGCACGCAGGATCTCGACCGCGCCATTCAGGCCATGCGCGAACTGGAGAACAGCCGCGCCGGCGGCGACCCGAAGGGTGTGGAGCAGTTGCAGACGGCACTGCTGGAGCGACTCAAGGACTTTGAGTTCTCGCTGTACCGTGCCGTTGCCGGCACCGGTGAAGGGCGCCCGGCGGTCGGGGCGCGCACGAGCGCGCCGGCGGAGTACCGGCAGATGGTGGAGGAGTATTATCGGGCGCTCGCAGGGGGACGGAAAAAGCAGTAACTGCGTTATGGGTTATGGGTTATCGGGTTACCGAGTAACTGCGGGTAACTGCGGCATTGGGGTTTTGCTCGCACAGTGGCGATCGCGGCGTATTGTGGATGATGCGTGCATAAAAACGGTGACAGGGGATTCAGCGTCCTGTAGTACCGTCGTGCATGTCAAATACCACGCAACTACGCGTGCTGGACGCGGCGCTGCATATGGTGGAGGAGGTGCATCGGGAGAGCCTCCTCATGCCGGTAGAACGCGTACCCGGGCTGCGAGCACAATTACTGCGCGCCGTGGATGCGGTGCCGGCGAACATCGCCGAAGGGGCGCGGGGCTCTCGTTCGCAGTTTGCGAACTTTCTGCGCATCGCACGCGGCTCGGCCGACGAAGTCGCAATACACCTGCAAGTCGCCAGACGAGCGGGCGCCATGTCTGAGACGGCCTACTGGCGATGCGAAAACAGCCGAGTCGTCGTCTGCAAAATGCTCAGCCGACTCATTCGCACCCTCGACGAGCACGCCGCGCATGCCGTCAACGACGCGTACTGAGGAAAAAGGAAGGGCACCGGAAGCGAAGCGCCCCCGGTGCCCGTATCGCAGTTACCCGCAGTTACTCGGTAACCCGCTAACCCATAACCCATAACGCCGTTACGCCGTTCCGCAGTTACCCCTGTGCCTCTGCCCACAACTTCCTGGTAACTCCGAGCAGGACAAAGCCGCTCACCGCGAACACCGCGGTCAGAATCCACGCGTCGGTGAGCCGCGACGCATCGCCGGAGGCGTACAGGAAGTTGCCAATGGCAAACAGCGACGACCAGATCACGACACATCCGGAGATCCATCCCAGCAGCGAGGTCCCCATGCGGTTTTCCTCCGCCACTACCTGATCGCTGATCCCGGCTTCGGCGCGCTGCGACGTCCAGCCGGGTCCTGCCGGCTTCACCTTGCGCACGAAGGCCAGCAGCGTGGCACGATCGGTTTGCGGCCCCACAAAGGCCGTCACCAGCCAGGCGACGGTGGTAATGCCCACCTGCACGATGGTCGTGGTGGCAAAGTCGGCACCGGGCATGAGCCGCGGCACCGCGAGTGAGGTGACCAGCGACATGACCATCGCCACGATTTCACACCATGCCGAGACGCGCCACCAGAACCAGCGGGCGATGTACAACAGCCCGGTACCGGCCCCGATGGACAGCAGAACCTGGAACGCCTGCTGGGCCGAACTCATGGTGAGACTGAGCAAGGCGGCGAACACATACAACAGCAGCGTCGATAGCCGGCCGGCATTCACGTAATGCGAATCCGGGGCGTCCTTGCGCACGAACCGACGATAGAAGTCGTGCACCAGATACGACGAGCCCCAGTTCAGGTGCGTCAGGATGGTGGACGAGTTGGCGGCCAGCAGTCCGCCAATCATGAGTCCCACGAACCCGACGGGCAGAAACTTGAGCATCGCCGGAAACGCCGAGTCGTGTCCGATCAGCGAAGGGTCTGCCGTGGGAAACGCCGCCTTGATGGAGGCGAGGTCGGGGTAGACGATGATAGAGCAGAGCGCCGTGATGATCCACGGCCACGGACGCAGCACGTAGTGCGCGATGTTGAAGAAGAGCGTACCGCCGAGCGAATCTTTTTCCGACTTGCTGGCCAGCATGCGCTGCGCGATGTACGATCCGCCGCCGGGCTCCGCGCCCGGATACCAGTTGGCCCACCAGCTGATGGCGATGGGCAGAATGAAAATCATGAGCGCCAGCTCGGACATGCTGAAGTTGGGCATCATGTCGAGAATGGGCTGTCCGGCGCCGTCCTTGACCGACATGACCGGCTGTGCATCCCCGGGCCCCTGCACCACCTGCAGCGTGGAGAGGCGCCCCACCAGC contains the following coding sequences:
- a CDS encoding DUF58 domain-containing protein, with protein sequence MSVAPAAFLDPALLAKISDLALLARTVVDGFMHGQHRSMRKGSSLDFAEHRSYQPGDDLRRIDWRVYGRTDRFYIKEYDADTNASVLFAVDTSGSMNYGSGAVTKFAYARMLTASLAWLSKSQGDRVGLATFTQELVDVIPPSVRHLQRMLHTLAATKAGGPSQLIASLEKVGLLSQRAGILVLITDCYEQPDAVGRAVDALRMHGHDVIVFHVVDPAERDLPGDDDTTFEDAESGALLPLKPSALRDKYKTLVSAHHTALQARLTAAGADYVRLDTSEPLDRALHSYLDARLTRSRVR
- a CDS encoding vWA domain-containing protein codes for the protein MGFLVPAFLAGLAALAIPLLLHLRHRDRDKPQPFPSLMFLEQLTIRTEQRQRVSDWPLLLLRLLALALLVLAFSRPLFRSRGVAAGDSRSKAVVLLIDRSLSMGYEGTWARALDSARAIIGRSGNGDRVAVVAYDDVAETRQRLTTDKAAASGALAGLSPQPRGTRLAPALRVARQLLLDAPFAAAEIVVISDLQRAGAVGVAGVELPAGVAVRGLAVGPEQWENSTVHAVDVRRVLSGERTLLAVKARIQRHGGTAPQQRSVRLVLNGREAASQAVTLSNSGESVVTFDPVPAPEGAVAVQLALSPDALAADDTLVAVVPRDNDVPVTLIGGGGTPTLFLERALSIGRAPSIRVERESGRVRPSARTGVLLYWDVVPNENIASWLEAGGGAVVVVGPQLGARRGSLSPLLPVTVAGAADRLSDRGGTLRDVRTEHPLFAPFREVPDALGAVRLFRYTRLDATTEGDVLARFDDGLPAVVERRIGDGRVLVLALPLDNSGGDFPLQPAFLPFVRQLVMHASGRDAMPLWRTTGERWAVPGTLTTPVVEAPDGSLIRPMVDSLGAAVLLTDAGVYRGYSERVGGEAGALLAVNVPTSESVLTPMDTTELLLGVRTGMDSARATGDAPLSDEDLERRQSPWRLLLVVALVLLAAETLVATRGRRGTARRVVSPSRTTTP
- a CDS encoding four helix bundle protein gives rise to the protein MSNTTQLRVLDAALHMVEEVHRESLLMPVERVPGLRAQLLRAVDAVPANIAEGARGSRSQFANFLRIARGSADEVAIHLQVARRAGAMSETAYWRCENSRVVVCKMLSRLIRTLDEHAAHAVNDAY
- a CDS encoding sodium:solute symporter family protein yields the protein MTISWIDWVIVLISILVCFVPALFLAKRSGSSTTEFFASGRSVPWWLAGLSMVATTFSSDTPNWVTEQVRRYGVAGNWQWWAFVLTGIATVFFFARLWRRSGVLTDLEFYELRYSGREASLVRGFRAVYLGLFFNCFIMGMVTLAACKIANILFGLSPWQTILLTGVLNVVFAAHSGLWGVLVIDMIQFFIKMTAVFAAAWFSLVEVGRRLGNDANGWLGLKLLVGRLSTLQVVQGPGDAQPVMSVKDGAGQPILDMMPNFSMSELALMIFILPIAISWWANWYPGAEPGGGSYIAQRMLASKSEKDSLGGTLFFNIAHYVLRPWPWIITALCSIIVYPDLASIKAAFPTADPSLIGHDSAFPAMLKFLPVGFVGLMIGGLLAANSSTILTHLNWGSSYLVHDFYRRFVRKDAPDSHYVNAGRLSTLLLYVFAALLSLTMSSAQQAFQVLLSIGAGTGLLYIARWFWWRVSAWCEIVAMVMSLVTSLAVPRLMPGADFATTTIVQVGITTVAWLVTAFVGPQTDRATLLAFVRKVKPAGPGWTSQRAEAGISDQVVAEENRMGTSLLGWISGCVVIWSSLFAIGNFLYASGDASRLTDAWILTAVFAVSGFVLLGVTRKLWAEAQG
- a CDS encoding DUF4175 family protein → MSPDRQLLTILSALRRQWRLRVGVESLVWLATAVVLAVLSALLVTRLFAGSETGPVVARAVGYGLIAGALVRGLLMPLLRRASDERFALYVEEREPALKQALLTAVQEAHVPERDRPSPTLSARLMSRAVTAIRPLESQMSLERPQMIRAGQLFGAVSLGAAALLIFGPQAVRDGARVLFMPFGTAQAAVPVRMLSVTPGNMSVPRGGAIEVEAALVGFAASNAELVFRSDSAGAWQRLPMAPDADSSRFSSRLFDIVQPTEYYVESADVKSAVYTLTVNDLPAVSRVSLDLRYPAYSGMPAEHIEDTGDLAAVVGTTVTVRAKVTRAVAGGSLRFDDGRAVAMTRESDSTVVGSFTVQKSGFYHVDLSTADGTMVAGGVEYVVDAIPDRAPIVRIEEPGRDTKVTNTDEVTIAVQASDDLGVTSLELRYRVNGGAEQKVTMGSGSRRPRDARGAHTLFLEEMSLQPGDLVAYHAVAKDGAGLVGSSDVYFLEVRPFGKDYRQSDQRAQQQQQGGGGQPQGDSPDGFVARQREVVAGTFNWLRDSASTSDKQRRENMTTLAIAEGRLREEVDQLVQRLAERGVAAQDSTFAKIRTELKQATVELKGAEEQLGRVRGNDALGPEQRALQRLQRAEALYRDVQVQMGGGGGGGGGGGGGQQRAEDLADLFELENDKQRNQYETVQQQRAQDGAQPQVDESLERLRQLASRQQQENERMQRMAEAMRQRLAQEGGAAGATAGGSAAAGGKSSGSPSGNSGASGAQRELAKQAEEEARRLERLAREEDNQELQRAAQQLQQAADNMRRAATGSAAQGNAALEELNRATRNLEGARASGTTRGIQQLADKAQELEARQQQIAESVKGLQGASPGERAQRQQQVAQQKDRLSEEVRRLESDADRLSRAARREQPKAAGQIAGAADAIRDTRLADKIDFSKQVARSGSAEYAESFENQIGENLRDVSERLRNASGSLQGESAARGQERTLERTRDLVAGMESLRDRMAERGQQGGQQGQQGQQGQQGQQGQQGQQGQQGQQGQQGQQGQQGQQGQQGQQGQQGQQGQQGQQGQQGGRAGGAAQGAARGGGRPTNEMGQMGGSAPMGAPRGEAEQFAREMRLRRQTAEDLRREAAAQGVGTQDLDRAIQAMRELENSRAGGDPKGVEQLQTALLERLKDFEFSLYRAVAGTGEGRPAVGARTSAPAEYRQMVEEYYRALAGGRKKQ